A genome region from Chryseobacterium sp. G0186 includes the following:
- a CDS encoding efflux RND transporter periplasmic adaptor subunit yields MKLKYNIISFALISLLAVSCGKKESTEEKAPEKTEQKEQAHEEAPATIASLTEEQMKSVGVALGSVEMKELTSTIKANGLLSVPNSNKATITSLYGGIIKTINIQVGSIVKKGQVIATIANPEYIQLQEDYLTTNSRITYAEQEFRRQRELFDNDAGAKKNLQSADAELKTLRTKRASLLKQLQMMGINPGNVNNGNMKSGLVITAPISGTISGITAQIGSYVDISSPVATVIDNGSIHLDLQVFEKDLPKMRVGQIVHFKLTNNPETEYDAKIYSIGSSFENESKTISMHCEVIGNKSGLIDGMNITGLVSLDKSTTPAVPTEAIVEADGKYYVFVQTDKKVEEEHDEKGKPHPKTLNFEKMEVVKGTSDMGYTAITSIGEIPDNARIVVKGAFFVNAKLVNSGEHEH; encoded by the coding sequence ATGAAACTCAAATATAATATCATATCCTTTGCATTGATCTCTCTGCTTGCTGTAAGCTGTGGAAAAAAAGAATCTACAGAAGAAAAAGCTCCCGAAAAAACAGAACAGAAAGAACAAGCCCATGAAGAAGCACCGGCAACTATTGCGTCATTGACTGAAGAGCAGATGAAATCAGTAGGAGTAGCCCTGGGATCGGTAGAAATGAAAGAACTTACCTCTACCATCAAGGCCAATGGTCTTTTGAGTGTTCCCAACAGCAATAAGGCAACCATCACTTCCCTGTACGGAGGTATCATTAAAACCATCAATATTCAGGTAGGAAGTATCGTGAAAAAAGGTCAGGTCATTGCAACCATTGCCAATCCTGAATACATCCAGCTTCAGGAAGATTACCTTACCACCAATAGCAGGATTACCTATGCGGAGCAGGAGTTCAGAAGACAGAGAGAACTTTTTGATAATGATGCAGGCGCAAAGAAAAATCTTCAAAGCGCAGATGCTGAGCTTAAAACCCTAAGGACGAAAAGAGCCTCCCTTTTAAAACAACTTCAAATGATGGGAATAAATCCCGGAAATGTAAACAACGGGAATATGAAGTCAGGCTTGGTGATCACCGCACCAATTAGTGGTACCATCAGTGGGATCACCGCACAGATAGGAAGTTATGTTGATATTTCTTCTCCTGTGGCTACGGTAATTGACAATGGTTCCATTCACCTCGATCTTCAGGTGTTTGAAAAAGATCTTCCGAAAATGAGGGTAGGGCAGATTGTTCATTTTAAACTGACCAATAATCCTGAAACAGAATATGATGCCAAGATTTACAGCATTGGATCCTCGTTTGAGAATGAAAGCAAGACCATTTCAATGCATTGCGAAGTGATAGGAAATAAATCCGGACTGATTGACGGAATGAATATTACAGGATTGGTAAGCCTTGATAAAAGTACAACCCCGGCAGTTCCTACCGAAGCCATTGTAGAAGCAGACGGAAAATACTATGTCTTTGTGCAGACCGATAAGAAAGTGGAAGAAGAACATGATGAAAAAGGAAAACCCCATCCTAAAACCTTAAACTTTGAAAAGATGGAAGTGGTGAAAGGAACTTCAGACATGGGGTATACTGCCATTACCTCTATTGGAGAAATTCCGGATAATGCCAGAATTGTAGTAAAAGGAGCCTTTTTTGTGAATGCCAAGCTGGTGAATTCAGGAGAGCACGAACATTAA
- a CDS encoding bestrophin family protein, whose protein sequence is MLLNKKISVWYFIREIKSQILFIGIFAVVIGLLDMLPWFRKISLPLNIPALLGTAVSLLLAFRTSQSYERWWEARTVWGAIVNDSRTFVRLMIQFLPVGEEKLIKDFAARQIIWTYALGESLRKQPFSDKVKQYLEKNNISGMNIPNALLDAHSRQIKEIAVSKGLTDFQQMQLNDMVTRLCDSMGKCERLKNTVFPRSYSILVHILIYVFAAILPFGLDDSQLAVEIIVTFLVPIVFIMIEKTSIIMQDPFENRPVDTPVTSLAQTIEINIRQMIGEQNVPLKKENTSYYEM, encoded by the coding sequence ATGCTATTAAACAAAAAAATATCAGTCTGGTATTTCATCCGTGAAATAAAATCCCAAATTCTGTTTATCGGAATATTTGCTGTGGTCATTGGTCTTCTGGATATGCTCCCATGGTTCCGGAAAATTTCACTTCCCCTGAATATTCCTGCACTCTTAGGAACAGCAGTTTCATTGCTGTTGGCGTTCAGAACCTCCCAATCCTATGAAAGATGGTGGGAGGCAAGGACTGTCTGGGGAGCCATTGTGAATGATTCAAGGACGTTTGTAAGACTAATGATACAGTTTCTTCCGGTGGGAGAAGAGAAGCTGATTAAGGATTTTGCAGCAAGACAGATCATCTGGACTTATGCCTTGGGAGAATCTTTGAGGAAGCAGCCTTTTTCAGATAAGGTAAAGCAATACCTGGAGAAAAATAATATCAGTGGGATGAATATTCCCAATGCTCTTTTGGATGCTCATTCCAGACAGATTAAGGAGATTGCAGTTTCAAAAGGACTTACCGATTTTCAACAGATGCAGCTGAATGACATGGTTACAAGACTGTGCGACAGTATGGGAAAATGTGAAAGATTAAAAAATACGGTTTTTCCAAGGTCTTACAGTATTCTAGTGCATATTTTGATCTATGTATTTGCTGCGATACTCCCATTTGGATTAGACGATTCACAACTGGCAGTAGAGATTATTGTTACTTTTCTGGTTCCCATTGTGTTCATCATGATAGAAAAGACATCCATCATTATGCAGGATCCATTTGAAAACAGACCCGTAGACACTCCTGTGACCTCTTTGGCACAAACCATAGAAATCAATATCAGACAAATGATCGGAGAGCAGAATGTTCCTTTAAAAAAAGAAAATACATCCTATTATGAAATGTAA
- a CDS encoding cation diffusion facilitator family transporter, with translation MENTQTQTPSAGSRHKKNLLIVLCLSGTYLIAEVIGGIVTNSLALLADAAHMLTDVVGLLLAFIAIKIGEKKADPSRTYGYYRTEILAAVINAVVLLGISIYVLFEAYQRFQNPPEVQSKSMLIVAGIGLLVNIVGMMILRKDSEGSLNMKGAYFEVLSDMLTSVGVMIAGVIMLTTGWYYADPLISAAIGLLIFPRTWRLLKEAINVLLEGTPNDVDIHELRKSLEQTEGVKNVHDLHVWSLTSSVNAMSAHIVKEGTYSQNQLLKTLTEQTTGSFKISHTTFQIEDDGYEENEVHL, from the coding sequence ATGGAAAACACCCAAACACAAACTCCCTCCGCAGGAAGCAGACACAAAAAGAATTTACTGATTGTGCTATGCCTGAGCGGAACCTATCTTATTGCTGAGGTAATAGGCGGAATAGTTACCAATAGCCTTGCATTACTGGCAGATGCAGCCCATATGCTGACAGATGTTGTAGGGTTATTGTTGGCATTTATTGCCATAAAAATAGGCGAAAAAAAAGCAGATCCATCCAGAACATACGGGTATTACCGTACCGAAATATTAGCCGCAGTCATTAATGCTGTTGTATTGTTGGGAATTTCAATCTATGTACTCTTTGAAGCCTATCAGCGGTTTCAGAACCCACCGGAAGTACAAAGTAAATCAATGTTGATTGTTGCAGGAATCGGATTGTTGGTCAATATTGTAGGAATGATGATTCTGAGAAAAGATTCAGAGGGAAGTCTGAATATGAAAGGAGCTTACTTTGAGGTTCTCTCAGATATGCTAACATCCGTCGGAGTAATGATAGCCGGAGTTATAATGCTGACAACAGGCTGGTACTATGCCGATCCATTAATTTCTGCAGCCATTGGATTATTGATCTTTCCAAGGACCTGGCGGTTGTTGAAGGAAGCAATCAATGTATTGCTGGAGGGAACTCCAAATGATGTAGACATTCATGAACTTCGCAAATCACTGGAACAGACTGAGGGGGTGAAAAACGTTCATGATCTCCACGTATGGTCGTTAACTTCAAGTGTTAATGCCATGAGCGCGCATATCGTTAAAGAGGGAACATATTCCCAAAATCAATTATTAAAGACTTTGACAGAGCAAACAACCGGGAGCTTTAAAATAAGCCATACCACTTTTCAGATCGAAGATGATGGGTATGAAGAAAATGAAGTCCATCTGTAA
- a CDS encoding Fur family transcriptional regulator has translation MKKDIENKLIDKNTKPTSMRILVYDFLSSQEAAMSLSEIENHFDNADRITIYRTLKTFEEKGIVHSIQENTTTKYKLCDDDCDEKTHKDWHLHFYCKICKQTTCKEDISFPENIQTNFRIDEIRLFAKGICENCLESLQ, from the coding sequence ATGAAAAAAGATATAGAGAACAAACTCATTGATAAAAATACCAAACCTACAAGCATGAGGATTCTGGTATATGATTTTCTAAGTTCACAGGAGGCTGCAATGTCTCTTTCTGAAATTGAAAATCATTTTGATAATGCTGACCGGATTACTATTTACAGAACATTAAAAACCTTTGAAGAAAAAGGAATCGTTCACAGCATACAGGAAAATACAACCACAAAATACAAGTTGTGTGATGATGATTGCGATGAGAAAACCCATAAGGACTGGCATCTTCATTTCTATTGTAAAATATGTAAGCAGACCACCTGTAAAGAAGATATTTCATTTCCGGAAAACATACAGACCAACTTCCGGATTGATGAAATAAGGCTTTTTGCCAAAGGAATCTGTGAAAATTGTCTTGAAAGTTTGCAATAG
- a CDS encoding heavy metal translocating P-type ATPase produces the protein MSIATIGAFAIGEYPEGVAVMLFYAVGEVFQSMAVTRAKGNIKALLDQRPDEVTIIENNQPKTIKAKETKIGNVIQLKPGEKLALDGELFSDSASFNTAALTGESKPDTKNKGEVVLAGMINMNSIALVKVTTAYEDSKLSKILELVQNATAQKAPTELFIRKFAKVYTPIVVFLAIGICLLPYFIVDDYQFREWLYRALIFLVISCPCALVISIPLGYFGGIGAASRNGILFKGSNFLDSISQIQNVVMDKTGTMTEGVFKVQEVSITSEFNKDEILQLVNALESKSTHPVATAIHNYVGDINHSIPLENVEEIAGHGLKATVNGKELLVGNFKLMDKFNISYDINHANIVYTLIAVAYDKKFAGYITIADSIKEDAKETVNKLHRMGVKATMLSGDKGTVVKYVADQLGIDNAFGDLLPEDKVNKVKEIKARNQTVAFVGDGVNDAPVVALSDVGIAMGGLGSDATIETADVVIQDDKPSKIPMAINIGKQTKKIVWQNIILAFAVKAVVLVLGAGGLATMWEAVFADVGVALLAILNAVRIQRMKF, from the coding sequence ATGAGCATTGCTACCATTGGTGCTTTTGCCATTGGAGAATACCCTGAGGGCGTTGCGGTAATGCTTTTTTACGCGGTAGGAGAGGTTTTCCAATCCATGGCCGTAACCAGAGCAAAAGGAAACATAAAAGCCTTATTGGATCAGCGTCCCGATGAGGTAACCATTATCGAAAATAATCAGCCTAAAACGATCAAGGCAAAAGAAACTAAAATAGGAAATGTCATTCAGCTGAAACCGGGAGAGAAGTTAGCCTTGGATGGTGAACTGTTTTCAGATTCAGCTTCATTCAATACAGCAGCGTTGACGGGTGAAAGCAAGCCGGATACCAAAAATAAAGGTGAAGTGGTATTGGCAGGGATGATCAATATGAACAGCATTGCCCTTGTAAAAGTAACTACCGCCTATGAAGACAGTAAATTAAGTAAAATACTGGAGCTGGTTCAGAATGCTACAGCTCAAAAGGCTCCTACAGAACTGTTCATCAGAAAATTTGCAAAGGTGTATACGCCTATTGTTGTATTTCTGGCCATAGGAATATGTTTACTGCCTTATTTTATTGTAGATGATTATCAGTTTAGAGAGTGGCTTTACAGAGCATTAATCTTCCTGGTAATTTCTTGCCCTTGTGCCTTGGTTATCTCCATACCGTTGGGGTATTTTGGAGGAATTGGGGCAGCCAGCCGAAACGGAATTTTATTCAAGGGAAGTAATTTCCTGGATAGTATTTCGCAGATTCAAAATGTGGTGATGGATAAAACCGGAACTATGACAGAGGGCGTTTTCAAGGTTCAGGAAGTTAGTATAACCTCGGAGTTCAACAAGGATGAAATCCTTCAGTTAGTGAATGCGCTGGAAAGTAAAAGTACACACCCGGTAGCCACTGCCATCCATAACTATGTAGGAGATATTAACCATTCCATTCCATTGGAAAATGTAGAGGAAATTGCAGGCCACGGCCTTAAAGCTACGGTTAATGGAAAAGAACTTCTGGTGGGGAACTTCAAGCTAATGGATAAGTTCAATATTTCCTATGATATCAACCATGCCAATATTGTCTATACCCTAATTGCCGTAGCGTACGATAAAAAATTTGCAGGGTATATCACTATTGCCGACAGTATAAAAGAAGATGCAAAAGAAACCGTTAACAAATTGCATAGAATGGGGGTGAAGGCTACCATGTTGAGCGGTGATAAAGGCACTGTTGTAAAATATGTAGCCGATCAGCTGGGTATTGATAACGCATTTGGAGACCTTTTACCGGAAGATAAAGTGAATAAGGTTAAAGAAATTAAAGCAAGAAATCAAACCGTAGCCTTTGTGGGTGATGGAGTGAATGATGCTCCCGTAGTGGCTTTAAGTGATGTAGGAATTGCAATGGGAGGCTTGGGAAGTGATGCCACCATTGAAACAGCAGACGTTGTTATTCAGGATGATAAACCGAGTAAAATTCCAATGGCAATCAATATCGGTAAGCAAACGAAAAAGATCGTTTGGCAAAATATTATTCTGGCCTTTGCCGTAAAAGCAGTGGTTCTGGTTCTGGGAGCCGGAGGTCTTGCAACAATGTGGGAAGCTGTATTTGCAGATGTAGGAGTAGCGTTATTAGCTATTTTAAATGCTGTGAGAATTCAGAGAATGAAGTTTTAA
- a CDS encoding YHS domain-containing protein, which translates to MKSPIILTALLSIALLSCAKEPQVKHKSNMSSSKENIKNVQVVNEEDPICHMKTAEFLKDTAVYKNKTYGFCSSYCKDEFMKNPESYVQK; encoded by the coding sequence ATGAAATCTCCAATTATTTTGACAGCGTTGTTGTCAATAGCTCTGTTGTCCTGTGCAAAAGAACCGCAGGTAAAACATAAAAGTAATATGAGTTCTTCCAAGGAAAATATAAAGAACGTTCAGGTAGTGAATGAAGAAGACCCTATCTGTCATATGAAGACAGCAGAGTTTTTAAAAGATACTGCAGTATATAAAAACAAGACATACGGTTTCTGCAGCTCTTATTGCAAAGATGAATTCATGAAAAATCCTGAAAGTTATGTCCAAAAATAA
- a CDS encoding SCO family protein, which produces MSKNKQTNNKSKVIVPIVVIALLFLGIGIGMGYFKKNLYTVMAVPNFELTDQNSKKITNKEMLGKVYLVEFFFSKCPTICPVMNTNMKAIQNQINDPNFGIISISIDPENDTPEALKEHAKRIGAASPNWHFLTGDRTYIGNLAEQFNIYVGDKEDEGENLNHSGMIALVDQDGNIRCRYNKENMPILYYSGLNYEDPEGKIPKLTGKYHPDREILIEDIKKLLK; this is translated from the coding sequence ATGTCCAAAAATAAACAGACTAATAATAAAAGTAAGGTTATTGTTCCCATTGTGGTCATTGCCTTATTGTTTCTGGGAATTGGCATAGGAATGGGATATTTTAAAAAGAATCTCTACACGGTAATGGCAGTTCCCAATTTTGAACTGACAGATCAGAACAGTAAAAAGATCACCAATAAGGAGATGCTTGGAAAAGTATATCTGGTAGAATTTTTCTTCAGTAAATGTCCTACCATATGTCCTGTGATGAATACCAATATGAAAGCGATTCAAAACCAGATTAATGATCCCAATTTCGGAATTATCTCCATCAGCATTGATCCTGAAAATGATACTCCGGAAGCGTTAAAAGAACATGCCAAGAGAATAGGGGCAGCATCTCCCAACTGGCATTTCCTGACCGGAGACAGAACCTATATTGGTAATCTGGCAGAACAGTTCAATATTTATGTAGGAGATAAGGAAGATGAGGGAGAAAACCTGAACCACAGCGGAATGATTGCCCTGGTAGATCAGGACGGAAATATCCGTTGCAGATACAATAAGGAAAATATGCCCATCCTTTATTACTCAGGATTAAATTATGAAGATCCGGAGGGAAAAATACCTAAGCTAACCGGAAAATATCACCCAGACAGAGAAATTCTGATAGAGGATATTAAGAAGCTATTAAAGTAA
- a CDS encoding superoxide dismutase, giving the protein MKILKIAALGAVLAAQFSFAQFKQTPLQYAYNALEGSIDAQTMEIHYSKHGAAYASNLNKAIAGTPQEKQTLLQILSETSKLSPAVRNNAGGHYNHELFWTILTPEKNTQPSAKLSKAIVETFGSMEAFKEKMSKAGADRFGSGWAWLSVDKNGKLFVSSTPNQDNPLMDIVEEKGTPILGIDVWEHAYYLKYQNKRADYLSAIWNVLNWKEVSKRYEDALSKK; this is encoded by the coding sequence ATGAAGATTTTGAAAATAGCTGCTTTAGGGGCAGTATTGGCGGCTCAGTTTAGCTTTGCCCAATTTAAGCAGACTCCTTTGCAGTACGCTTACAATGCATTGGAAGGGTCTATTGATGCCCAAACAATGGAAATTCATTATTCAAAGCACGGGGCAGCGTATGCCAGCAACTTGAATAAAGCAATTGCAGGAACACCACAGGAAAAACAAACCTTACTTCAGATCCTTTCTGAAACATCCAAATTAAGTCCTGCAGTAAGAAATAATGCAGGTGGACATTATAACCACGAGCTTTTCTGGACAATCCTTACTCCGGAAAAAAATACTCAGCCCTCTGCAAAATTATCCAAGGCTATCGTTGAAACCTTTGGAAGCATGGAAGCTTTTAAAGAAAAAATGAGTAAGGCAGGAGCAGATCGTTTCGGGTCCGGATGGGCTTGGCTTTCTGTGGATAAAAACGGAAAACTGTTTGTTTCCTCAACACCCAACCAGGATAATCCTTTAATGGATATTGTAGAAGAAAAAGGAACTCCAATTTTAGGAATTGATGTTTGGGAACATGCTTATTATCTGAAATATCAGAATAAGAGAGCAGACTATCTTTCTGCAATCTGGAATGTGCTGAACTGGAAGGAAGTAAGCAAGAGATATGAAGATGCTTTAAGCAAAAAATAA
- a CDS encoding MbnP family protein, protein MKIYKFLSLFFIALTLFSFSSCSSRDDDNPQDTTPGTLQIKFENGFNNLGDIVLNQTTQTSLQGQKHNFSTLKYVISNITLIDENGNEFKYNENNPDKGAFIIDQADAVAGIIYVNLNEVPKNNYKKVRFGLGISQNAYLLGMDGQAEFWNRAKQKGMSWSWAAGYIFVKLEGKYGTGSATTEFMNHTGNMGKVTENNTPDLYREVTLNLPTTARVNGKIRPSIHILADLNQFLSGDKPLTLTESNAMMMGSSQHLVDVTNNLTKMFKVDHVHND, encoded by the coding sequence ATGAAAATTTATAAATTTTTATCTCTATTCTTTATTGCCCTTACCTTATTTTCTTTTTCATCATGCAGCAGCAGAGATGATGATAATCCACAGGATACTACACCGGGAACTCTTCAGATCAAATTTGAAAACGGATTTAATAACCTTGGAGATATTGTACTGAACCAAACCACACAAACATCTTTGCAAGGGCAAAAACATAATTTTTCCACCCTAAAATATGTCATCAGCAATATTACATTGATCGATGAGAACGGGAATGAATTTAAGTATAATGAAAATAACCCTGATAAAGGAGCATTTATCATAGACCAGGCAGATGCTGTGGCGGGAATTATTTATGTAAACCTTAATGAAGTTCCAAAAAACAATTATAAAAAAGTAAGATTCGGATTGGGAATCAGTCAGAATGCGTATTTGCTAGGAATGGACGGGCAGGCAGAATTTTGGAACAGAGCGAAGCAAAAAGGAATGTCGTGGTCATGGGCTGCAGGATACATTTTTGTAAAGCTGGAGGGAAAATATGGAACAGGTTCTGCCACCACTGAATTTATGAACCATACGGGAAATATGGGAAAAGTAACAGAGAATAACACACCTGATTTATATAGAGAAGTTACCCTGAACTTACCTACAACAGCAAGAGTAAACGGGAAGATCAGACCGTCTATTCATATTCTGGCAGATTTAAACCAGTTTCTAAGCGGTGATAAACCATTAACCCTTACAGAATCAAATGCGATGATGATGGGATCAAGCCAACATTTGGTAGATGTTACCAACAATCTTACAAAAATGTTTAAAGTAGACCATGTACACAATGACTAA
- a CDS encoding cytochrome-c peroxidase, translated as MTNFFLKTMFFLVVLMLSCTSCSDEVIQPLEKNEAYNLTFPSYFPEMTFDQSANPVTKNGVELGRKLFYEGRLSRNNTISCGFCHIQENAFTHHGHTVSHGVDDRIGIRNAPPIQNMAFLKRYMWDGVIHNLNEQPIIPMTDVNEMDSSMPEAISKIKDDPKYKKLFMAAYGDENMTGEKILKALSQFMASMISADSKYDRFRQGKETLSSEESQGMALFNQKCASCHSGGLFTDESFRNTGMYYNNQFKDAGLHRVTLDQNDWMKFRVPSLRNVEYTAPYMHDGRFYTLEAVLNFYSDNVEDNPNLDPQLKKNNHIGIAMNTQEKQLIIAFLKTLSDKSFITNPKFAE; from the coding sequence ATGACTAATTTCTTTCTCAAAACAATGTTCTTTCTGGTGGTTTTGATGCTGAGCTGTACATCCTGTTCAGATGAGGTCATCCAGCCCTTGGAAAAGAATGAAGCTTATAACCTAACATTTCCCTCTTATTTTCCGGAGATGACGTTCGACCAATCTGCAAATCCTGTTACCAAAAATGGAGTAGAGTTAGGAAGAAAATTATTCTACGAGGGAAGGCTTTCAAGAAACAACACCATTTCCTGCGGTTTCTGCCATATCCAGGAAAATGCCTTTACACATCACGGGCATACCGTAAGTCATGGAGTAGATGACAGAATAGGGATCCGAAATGCACCCCCGATTCAGAATATGGCATTTCTGAAAAGGTATATGTGGGATGGAGTGATTCATAATTTGAATGAACAGCCCATTATTCCGATGACCGATGTCAATGAAATGGATAGCTCTATGCCAGAAGCCATTTCCAAGATAAAGGATGATCCGAAGTATAAGAAGCTTTTCATGGCGGCCTATGGTGATGAAAACATGACCGGAGAAAAAATTCTAAAAGCTTTGTCGCAGTTTATGGCTTCCATGATTTCTGCGGATTCAAAATATGACAGATTCAGACAGGGAAAAGAAACCCTTTCTTCAGAAGAATCACAGGGAATGGCATTATTCAATCAGAAATGTGCTTCCTGCCATAGCGGAGGGCTATTCACAGATGAAAGTTTCAGAAATACGGGAATGTACTATAATAACCAGTTTAAAGATGCGGGTCTTCATCGGGTAACGCTTGACCAGAATGACTGGATGAAATTCCGTGTACCAAGTCTTAGGAATGTGGAGTATACAGCTCCTTATATGCACGATGGAAGGTTTTATACCCTGGAGGCAGTGCTTAATTTTTACTCGGACAATGTAGAAGATAACCCTAACCTTGATCCGCAACTGAAAAAGAATAATCACATCGGAATTGCGATGAATACTCAGGAAAAGCAATTGATCATTGCGTTTCTGAAGACGTTATCCGATAAAAGTTTTATCACCAATCCAAAATTTGCAGAATAA
- a CDS encoding transporter, producing MKKIILIISLVLFTVSQAKTIRDSADISQHHFNAIDFYDDCDACGCAAGNGSSGFESLLNPQFIGIKYFAQHYKAKENLFVKDLTQDQYFNTLQLWGKIPLTKKLSVYASLPFHFHEKKTLQGDIRINGIGDLNLMGIYQLIASKDNFHQLNGGLGVKVPLGKFDEKGASGVNPSFQLGTGSWDYQAALNYKFQKNKLAVLINTDYTIKTENKKNYRFGNQWNYAATGFYQIAGNEKTIFSAKAGIQGEVYAQNKQFGEALPNTAGSALYGKLGFEASYKKFSLGSEVMLPAYTHLAGGDIEAKSRFSIFVNIGI from the coding sequence ATGAAGAAGATCATTTTAATTATAAGCCTGGTTCTGTTTACAGTGAGCCAGGCCAAAACCATCAGAGACAGTGCTGATATTTCACAACATCATTTTAATGCTATTGATTTTTATGACGATTGTGATGCCTGCGGTTGCGCTGCAGGAAACGGTTCCTCAGGCTTTGAATCCCTATTGAATCCACAGTTTATCGGAATTAAATACTTTGCACAACATTACAAAGCAAAAGAAAACCTATTTGTAAAGGATCTTACCCAGGACCAATACTTCAATACACTTCAGCTTTGGGGGAAGATCCCTTTAACCAAAAAATTGAGTGTGTATGCAAGTTTACCATTCCATTTTCATGAAAAGAAAACCTTGCAGGGAGATATCAGGATCAATGGAATTGGAGACCTGAACTTAATGGGGATTTATCAGCTGATTGCTTCCAAGGATAATTTTCATCAGTTAAATGGAGGATTGGGAGTAAAAGTTCCCTTAGGAAAGTTTGATGAAAAGGGAGCATCCGGCGTTAATCCGAGTTTTCAGTTGGGAACCGGAAGTTGGGATTATCAGGCAGCATTGAACTATAAATTCCAGAAAAATAAATTGGCAGTATTGATTAATACCGATTACACCATAAAAACAGAAAATAAAAAGAACTATCGTTTCGGAAACCAATGGAACTATGCTGCTACAGGGTTTTATCAGATTGCAGGCAATGAAAAGACCATCTTTTCGGCAAAAGCAGGAATTCAGGGCGAAGTATATGCCCAAAACAAACAGTTTGGGGAGGCTCTGCCTAATACAGCCGGAAGTGCCCTGTATGGAAAACTGGGTTTTGAAGCTTCCTATAAAAAATTCAGCCTGGGAAGTGAGGTTATGCTGCCGGCATATACTCATCTTGCCGGTGGAGATATTGAAGCAAAATCAAGGTTCAGTATTTTTGTGAATATTGGAATATAG